CATAACACTCCTCACTCACAGCATGCTTTAATTTTCAAGATGCCAAAGAAAAcccagtatctgtgtgtgcgtgtgtgtgttttaagtgaATGGGAATAatctttctgcttttttttcaggACCTGTACAGGAAAGACTGCAATCTGGCAGCCCAGCTGCTGCAGTGCTCCAAGTCTCACTACAGAGCACATAAGATGTCTGAGGTGAGCTCACCAGCACTGCCTGCTGCAGCTACATCAGTGCGGGTATAGGTTTGtgctgcagtaaaaaaaaaaaaagttcagctttAAAATTCAGGATCGACCATTTAAGCAaagatgttttgtttatttaaattacCCTCCAAACAAGGTTAGTCTAGACGAGCGGCAGGAAATTGCAGTGTTTAAATTTGAGAACCTTATAAAGTgtattaataaaataacatagctgggtatatttattattgaatgtggtttgagttttaatttttcattcaAGCAGCTTTATTCAAGCAAATGTTTTGCTTGAATAAAGTCTTTTAGAAAGTTCTATATTTGAATTCAGTATACAAGGACACACTAGTCAAGCATTTGAAACGTACTGCTGATGCTGCTCTAGTGTATTCTACTTAACACTATGGACACACTTTGGTAACTCCTCCCATGTCAGGATTTCTCCACCAAAATTTACTTTGGGGAATTCTTTCAAACAGCATTAGCTCCTTTCTTCCACAAATATTATTGCCAAAATCTAATAATAgtttaaagcattaaaacatttccAAGCATTGTGTGAACCCTTGACTCATCAGCTTAAATCCAACACACAGCTCTGAGGCTGACGGGCATAACTACATCAGCCACGAGTAAGCTTGAGATGGATACGCTTACGTGTGCTAataaagaggaaataaaatgtatttatcttCTAATGAAGCAAAGTTTATGATATTGTGTTGGTGTACCATTAAAAGCCTTCTTGAGTGGTTTTCACAATAAGAAGGAGCCACAGCGCTCATGGCCTCTCCTCTCAGACTGATGAAGGTCTGCTGTCTGAAGTACCATCTGTGTGCATCTTAGCTGTGcataataaatgaatgaaaggcTGGCTTGTGATGACACCTGAGGcacaaaagaaaggaaaaaaatctctAGACCTGGGCTGATAATTAAGTGAAGCACTACATACAGACACATTTGACTACTTGCATCACTAAAAAACCCATTGATATAAATGAAATAGAGCAATAATGAATTCAGCTTGTTAAAACTCTGAAGAGGGGATGTTTTAtgcttttctttaaacaaacacatttagGACTTTAGGGCAGGAAATTGAGGTAAAGTGCACTGGCTAATAGGGAGCTCATCTAATCTTTGCTGAACAGCAGCACTGTAGCCACAATGCAATAACACTAATTGCATAGCTGCCAGAAACTGATTCAGATATGGCTGTTAAACTTAAATATGCATGCCAAGTATGTTTTTCTATAGAAAACATATGAATCATATAGGAATTATCTTTCACAGAAGTACATTAGTATTGCATGCATTAACACAGGCAATACTGTACTGCATTAGTGAGGCTAATTAGTGCTACACTTCAGTCCACAAACATTGCCTTCTCTTTCATTTGCACTCTTCTAAATGTCATCAGCTGGGGAATATGTTTGTGACTGGAGCATGTAGTATTAGCCTCAGTTTTGAACCACTGTAGCTGCTGTGCATATTTAGGGTATCATTtagacatttattttttttttagctgactGGAAACAGTAAAAATTCTGCTTGGGGGGATTTTGTCAGCCAAGAGATTCTTCTAGAAATAAGAGACCTAAGGGCTAAGTTTGCAAAGTGAAACTAAAGAACTACTCTAAAAAATCTGTCGCTGTCACTTGACCATTTTCAACTATATGCAGTGGGGGAAATAATTACCTGGTCCCCTgctaaatataaacaaaataaataataaaattgttttgtgtgttttttattctaATAGAGAAAACCGGAATATCCACTAAAGAAcacatttaaaatcatttaaatgttcACTGGCAAACTTAGGAAaggtctgtgcatgtgtttcctGAGCAGGCGGACCTTACAGGTGTGTAGTTAAAATAGTAAAAATAGTCATTAACAAGCTCACCCAGTAGAGTTTTGGGCTGATCTACCACCTTTCCCATGACCAAGACCTTTCCAAGATCTTGCATGGCTCTCCAGACCAAGGTAGATCAatggtcattttatattttttccatttgtgaATAATGCACAAACAGCAGTCAGCTTCTCATCAAGCATCTTGCTGGTGAtcttgtagcccattccagcGCTTTGGTCTAGCTAGGTGGTGGAGAGAATGGCATGGAAGAAATTGATTCTGTGGACAAATGTGCCGTATACACACACGTTTAGATCCGGAGTATCTGTATTTGATTAACTGATTGTAATCTGTGTGCCACACAGGCACACGGCCAGTCTGTGGTAGCCAGAATGCTGGATGGGTTTAAGGGAATCAAATACTTTACTCGGTGATATACAAATCAATTTATAATTTTTATACAATGATTTTTGGTTGACATTCTCTCTcgctccattaaaatgaaattacCATCATAATAGTGACTGTTCGTTTatttgtaagtgagcaaacttacaaaatcAGCAGGAAGTCAAATAAACTTAAGTACAAAAGTAGGGAAATTTGTTTTTTGGTGATTTCTTTGTTGCTTCTTGGCAACAAATTTTACTGTTGTGTATGTGGGTTGCATTCATAAAAAAAACGAGCCAATGTAAAGCAGCTTTTAACTGCTACTGACTTTTGTTTGGCGTCACTTATTGGATTGGAGGACTGTCAATTTAATAgtttattaatttaataaataGGGACCTCAGTAGCTTGTGGAAGAAtcatacacatacacaacagCTTGGCACAACCTTCTCATACTCATTACCAGCGTCGGCACACACTGCTGTGGGACGCCCACTTTGCAGTTGGTCTCTGACACTCCCTGTTATATGGACCCTGACCTTCAATTTGGTGGTGGTACTAGGACTCACTCCTAACAAATCTGAAAACAACTGACCGCTGTAGTTCACAGGTGACACTAATCAGGCACCTGATTGTCAGCACCTGGGGTACCACAAGCTCAAAACAAGAGTCAATAGTGGAATAAGCTGTTGGCCGGAGAAGCTTATTTTTAAGTCTGcatttttcttacatttttcttGGCACCATTTAAGGGAAAATAAATAGGATTTCCAACAGTGTGAGATTTATTGCCAAGAAgcattgttacaacaaagaaataattgacCAAACAcaaatgtactttttttggTGCTAAGTTTAACTATTTCCCCCACTTTAGATACGTAACAGATTTACCAAGATTAACTAAAGAGGCTATGGAGTGTGTCTTATTGCTAGTAAAACTaacatttcatttgaaattttTTATCTCCATTGTGAAGCAGGAAATATGGAGTTTAGGAACAAGGGGTGAATTTCTAGTCTTTTAACTAACCAGCTCCACGATATGCTATTAATCCACTTATTGTAATAAAAGAAGACCTGCAGATGTGTGCGCTGTCACATTGCTTAACACTGCACAACTATGTGACTGTTAATTAAGATCTGCCTCAGATAGCAACTAATGCTGAGCTGACTTACTTGGAGCACACACTGTATATTATCTTGCACTCTCCCCCCCACAGCCTCACCTACTTTCCATCTCTATTCCCTCTGGGAGAGGCAACAGCTGCTAAAAATAGCCCTGACTTAAAAGATGCAGGTTATTTTATGCCGAGGCGAGCTTCTATTTCTTAACAAAGCCAAGTCAgaattttatctattttttccTATACCCAGCTGGAGACCCAGAGAACTGGTTTAATTTGAATCGAAGCCATTCCCTGTGGAACCAATATTGTTTGATGGtagaaagagaaataaaaagacacactaaaagaaaaaaaagagatatgGGGGGAATGAGAGTCTTTTGGTTAAGAAGGCAGTGGTGCAAGAGGAGAAAGATGAAAGGATAAAGAAAGGCATGAGTAGAAAGAGAGCTCAGTGTGTCGGGAACAGTTCCTGCTGACCCTGACCAGCTTTAATAGGCACAAAGAGCCAGTCTGTAATTGACAGGAACATTTTTCTCAAACTGGAGCCAATCAAAGAGAttatgtgtctgtctgtgtgtgagagagagagagacagcaagaaaaggagaaagacgACAGGCTGAGAAACAGATGGAAGAAAGCAGGACGAGGAACATtaagaaagaagaaatatttaTCTACGTCTGTATAATTAAGTTGCGAACTCTGTAACACATAACTAAATAAAggttgtttagaaagttattAAAGGTAGCACAGTTTCTTTGTGTTATCAGGAGAGGAATTCAGGTCAGACAGGGCATCTACCtccaactggacttctttaggttcaTGAAGACATTCACCTCTCATTTAAGAGGTTTCTTCATTTATAAAACGGCTGGCGGAGAGCACCAGGTTTTACTTCATAAGCCTTTCTTCACACCTTATTTCATGTGATGACTTTTATGACTAATAGTTGGTCACCGACCCTCAGGGCCACTTTCAAGGGGACAGCCCCCACTAGTGGTTAAATACCTTGGATCCTCCACTAGTTGTtatagaactgaagaagcctcttggatgagaggcAAAAGTCTTCAGGAACCTAAAAAAGACCAGTTGCCCTCAATACTGCCATGTTCTGGATGAATGAGAATGTAAACATTTCCTCCTGAGATACATATACTGGTCTAAATCAAAGGAAAATTTTTCCACCCAGACCTACAGAAAAGTAAGAAATggcatttaaaaatacattcagtattcagcttaaaagGCTCTTGAAGAacttattcatttttaaagagCTTTGCTGAATACCAGCTCAGCAACTGTCACaacttttcaaaaacatttgttttgctgttttgggTTGTAGTTTCCTGTCTTTATCCAGCTTCTTTTGTCTCTCTTTGTATTTGTCTTCCATGCCTCAGCTGCCACTGGATTTCCAGGAacgcatcagttccctcatggAAAAACATAATCAGAGTAGTGGCGTCACCATGGCAATGTGTCACTCAAATTATCCCGACGCTGTGCCCACAGCCATAATTGCCAAGGTCCTGGAAAAGCCTGAGCCTGGAAGCAGTTGCCCTGTAACGCGTTCACCCAGCCCGCAGGCACAGGATGGAGACTTTCTGACAGGAACAGGAAGCACTGATCATCTGAACCGGCGCCTTTCTTATAAGACATCTGACCTGTACTGCAGCGACACGGCGCTCTACTGTCCTGAACGATGGCAGGACACCGAGCGCAGACAAAGTGTCGACCTTCACGGCACCGGCCTGCTTCAGCTTCACGCTCAGAACTCTGTTGACAGCAACCCCGATGAAGATGCTTTCCACTCTGGAAGTTTTTCCCACCATGAACCCCCATCCTCCTTCCGTCACCACGATGAGTTCGGCACTGGGAGTCTCCCAGTGTCCAGTTCCTACTCCAGTTTTAGTCTTGCATCAGATGAAAAGGGAGGAGTTAGTGGAGGATGTGGGCGCACTGGCAGCAGCACCTTATCTTCTTCCCACCAGGGTCTCTACATGGACTGGCGAGAAGGTAGCAGTGGAGACTATGAGCGCAAAAGTATTTCCTCCTATGATAAAGACAGATCAAGCTTCCCCAAGTCCCACAGCATCCAGCACATGGCAACCCAAAGGAGCCCCCAGAAGGGCCCCTCACCAGCCTACACAAGGACAGCGTCATGTTTCAGTGAACCGTTCCACTCCAGCACTCCTCGTCTAGCCTCCTCTCACAGCATGGGGTCCACAATTGGACTGGGCCAGGCTCATGGAGGGACCCTGGACAGCCAGGGTGATGTCCAGGTCTCCGAGGACGACCTGAGCAGCCGCTGGAGACAGCTCAGCGTGGAAGACATCAACACCTTCTCGTCTTCTTATCGCAACATTACAGGGCGGGTTTCTCCGTACAGTTTCTCTGAACGCCACTTTGCCATGGGCCCCTCCAGTAAAGTCAAAGGTTCTCTCTACAGCAGCTTCCAAGAAGGAGATGACGTCTTCCACGGTCGGGTGCTGGAGCAGTGCTTTCCCATGAGTTCCTCCTCTCCCAGCCGCAGTCCCAAGCCTAAAGAGCATCGCAAGCAGGAGAAAACGTCTGTGCTGTATAGAGCCAAGGATGACAGTCAGGACTCTGAGTGCAGTTTGTTCCTCTCAGGGAGCTCTAAAGACAAGGAGAGCAGCGGGGGAGCGACAGCGGCAAGCAGCGCAAAGAAGGACTACGTGAATCTGAGTGCAGACAGCTCGGCTGATTCCTTACACCAAAGCTCACTTGAAGCCTCAAGTCTTCAACACTACCCCACCCCCAGGCCGAGTGTCCGGCCCCGCCCGAGCTCCAGCTCTGCTCTCAGCATCGGCCCCGCGCTCCCAAAGAAGACTTCTGCAAGATACCAAAAGTTTGGCAGTACGGGACTGACGAGAAAGGACAGTTTGACCAAGGCACAGCTTTACGGTACGCTGCTGAACTGAGTGGAGAAAGcgatttttattttatgcatgATGACGACGATGATAACGAGTCCTAACTTTCTGTACTGTTCTGTATGTCTCCCTGCAGCAAACACATACTTGGTGTGATGGGATGTTCCGATGTTGTTTTATGTATCTTAGCCACGGCACGTTTCACGCAGTCTGCAACCTTTTTCTCTATTGTACGTCAGTATATTTATTGAAATGAGACATGCTACTCAGTATGGTTTTGTTTAAGTGATGGCGATATTTAGAGGCACCAGGATAAAACCACATTCTCTCTACAACACACAGATACTGTGCTATTCACTCTTTTTTTAAGTACTGTTAGTAAAACCAGCAAAAGATCATTAATTCTTGCTCTAATATATACGAGTACTGAAAATGgactaaaatgtgtttaatgagGTGACTTAATTCTGCATGTTTGGGAGAGGTTATCCATTATGTTTAGCGGGCCACGCTGACTGCAAACTGTTAAAACGATTTACCCATCCTCTACTTTCACTCacagaaatgcatgttgtgTAATGCACATGAAAAAGGTGGAAAAAACATTTCCAGCTAAACTGTTTTTCAAAGAGACATTATCTGTAGGCACCCCTTACCAGAAGGAAATATTCTCCAACTGGCTAAATAAGAGatttaaataatatatatttatttcaagGCCATATGATATTTCATATCAAGATTTATATAGCTAATAGAGTAATCCCACACTTCTTAATAAGAACCCTAAATTACCTACATTTCTCAGCTATAAgatatacaaatatatttttaaataatataattatcattagaggaaataaacaaatataacCAGGTACCCATTCAGTAAAACCTATTACACAGACatacagtattgtgcaaaagtctccagccacctttttttaatgttttgtctctttcttgttattttttaaatgttgttttgagCAATATTTTTCTaggttttctgaaggtcttccaaagtttttctttggacatttagttgcttttcattcattttcagtccagttattTTACCTCACTGAATCATTCAATGATAATAAAACGGCATCTCACAAAAGGGATGAAGCAGTGTTTTGTCGacacagacaacttagcaaagaacccattttaaattgtatctgcaggcactttgttactagagGCCTGTTGCAAAAAACAgatcatttgttcccattttttCAGGTAAGTCTATAAAAAATGCTAACGATAACAGAGTctgacagattaaaaaaaatagtattttggCACCAGTGAGATGATTCCCAAAGACAGCAAGTGAACCAAGttcgcaaaaaaaaaaaaaaaaaatccaaagacCTTACATGGGACCTGGGAGATGCATCTGGGCTTTACGCTGACCCATCTACCAGGAACTGAAGCCTAATCAGAAATGGTGTCAGAAGAAGGATGGCTCAtgtcttttgcacagtactataaCTTAAACAAAGCAGCAGGTATAAGTTGCAGGTATAAGTCATTCATTTTACCCAACTGGaatttttcatatatttgtacaaaaataagaCAATGACATCAGCAGTCATACTGCACAGCAGTTAACGTAAAAACCAAGACACTTGTGAAATTGCCTTAATCCTGTCCAGTGGACAGAAAGGTCTCCTTTACAGCATCTAACAACTGTGTACATACTGTATATCTGCTGTATTGTCACTGTATGTATGCACTACTGTTACAGCGTATGCTCTTCCTGTCAGATAATATATATAGATACACAGAGCAGGTTTTAGGAGACAGATTATGTCTGTTCCCATATGAGACACGTTTTTCGATGTTCATCGTCACTGGAATTTGCTGACATGAAATTCTGTAAAATTTCTACTGATGTGCCAACTTTTAACACTTTTGGCACTAAatacacaaaagcaaaacaacactGTTGGTTCTACTACTTTAAGTAGAGACTTAATTGGAAAATTGTCCAGGCCTTGGTGGAAGTTCTGCAACGTATGCACAAAAAAGGTGGATAGGTAAGTGCACTGAAAAGGTAGTAAAGAGTGactaaacacaaacatgtacaGTCAGTGTGTTGTTTTCAACCAGCATGCTCAGTAAACACTGTGAAATGGACAAAGCTTGTGTATATACAGACATAGAAAGTGTCAAAGACCTTATTATAAAATACTGCCTTATGTTAAATGAACAGCTGCAGAGAGATTGTCCTGCTGCCCAACAATCATACTACCATTTGCTATTCCAGTATAGAAGAGTACAAAATGACAATGTTCCAACATCTATGCACGCCAGGATTTCTTACTGTCTGTGTAGCTCTGCAGAGCCGAGAGGAACAGCGCTAGAGAGAAGGTAATTTACGGAAGCTCAACTTTGCCCTCAAATCATCACGGACAGATTTTATTTTCGAAAGCTATGCGTCTCTCACTCCCGCACATCTGAGAACTGGCTTAAGGCTGTTTAAAATATTCTGACATTGTCATATTTGTGAAGCTAAAACTGCACCATACAGGTCACTGACATTTTTTGACTCTTATTTGGTAGACTGTATAGGTCTTAGCAGTGAAAAAGGTTTGGAATTACATTTAACCACTGTACAGAGGAAATGAGAATATAAATGGTATTTTTGTTGTGGGCGCGATGTAGAAAAGGAGATACTTCATACACCGTTGTTACAATATGAATATTTTTATCTAGTTTAAGTTGTTGTTATATTTATAATATGTTTTGACCCTGAATGACGAGGCTGAAGTGGTTCTGTCCTGTCCTACCTCCAGCCCTGTTCCAGGAATAACAGGcctgttgtttaaatgtcacATTTGTCTGTCTGATGCATGGTTCTATATTTTTTGCTGTATGTTTATTTACTTAATAAAGATGTGTGTTGGGAAATTGATTACAGACTTCAAGGCATATTATTTTAGGCAATTTATTCTACCACCATCTGGTGGTTCACAGTAGGGGACCgttttaaatttttataacaAATCCTTAACCGGCTTAATTATCACATTTAGTTGCAGAACCGCTTTTAGCACCAACAAGTTGAAATAacagttttctgtgtgactttatcagtctctcatgTCATTGTTAGGGACTGATACATTAATACTGCTTCTGCTCATTAAGGTCCTACTGCAGCCTTTCAatctttgactgggccattgcaacaacttgattcttttctttttcagccattctggtGCTGGtatgcttgggatcattgttgcATGGCCTGTCTGTCATCTGACAAAGATGGCTTCTtgtttgactctagaatactggTCGACTCATTGACTGTAAGCTCCTCAGGTTCAGTGGCTGCAAAGCGAGCCCAAATCATTACGCCTCCACCACCATGCTAATATGCTGTCTTTAGTTTTCACCAAACATGGCGCTCTGCAACATAGCCAAACTTCTCCACTTTAGTCCCATCTTTCTAGAGGGTATTGTTCCAGATGTCATCCTGCCATGTCATTTTTAGAGTAGCTCTTGGGCTTTTACTGAGGTGGTCGCACTTCCTGATCATTAACTCATCGGATTAACAGCACCTGGCTTCTACTTTATTTCCTATGAAAGTAGTAAGGGATAGTATGTTTTTCACAGGATGGTATTCTTCCTTCTTATTCTTACGGTGGACTATATATGTAGATgcagattaattaaaaaaaactgctttaaaaatcATTTAGGGGCCTTTTAAAGACAACTACAATGGCGCTTTCTGTATCATTAACTGAGGTAAAATAAGCATAGGCGTTACAAAACAGGGAAAACTATTTACACATTAGATTTTTCCCTATAAACAAGGATAAGGATGTTTCTACTATATATACTGAATGAAGATCACAAGCATCTGCACTTCAATGCTCTGCTGTTGACTGGCAGGACTCTGGGAGAACTTGGCAATGCTTTGACAGATGATGGCATATTTTTTTAGTTCTCTGGTTGTCTTtctttgatgcagtgtgaaaggAAATGTCATATCAGAGCcagagagaagaaaagggaATAAGAAAAGTGATGTGTATGCAGAATGTGGAATGAAAAACACTTCTGATTAAAAACCACCCAgagagatgtttttctttttattttgacaaaacCTTGAAGACTACCGTGATGATGAAATCCCTTGCTGTATTTGGGGTGAAAGGCAGGACTATAAAAGCACTGGGGTGTTTTTGTGGGCATATGTGCAGCTAGACTACTTTTCCACCGCCTACGAATTTAGATAAAACCCATAACAATAGTTCACTCTTTGAACTCCTAACTGTAAAGAAGCTTCCTTTGATCTCATACAGTGTAACTTCAACTGATTTCATCTCAACCACCAAGATTACAGGATGTGAACAGATGggataaatatgaataaaacgCTTAAAGTGAGATTTACACCATAGCGACTGAAATCaagttaggtttttttttattatgataTGAAAGCTTTGCAAGATAGTCagtgtaaaaaatgttttccaaagGAATCAGTAGATAGTAGATTTGCTGACTTTCAGCATTTTTTGCCAAGTTCTTCTTATCTTTTGCCAAGAGATTATGAAAGCTATAGTCTTGAAGATAAATGTGCACATGACGTTTCTGTTTAATACAGTCTTCCATCTCATGGCCAACCTGCTACATTTTAAGTTTATAATCTCTTTGTTCATAGTCGGTTGTCAGTGCCAGACCTTGATCTCACCGCCCCAGTCACAAGTAGCCACAGTCGTAGGTAAGATGGGATGCTGAGACACACAAAGGCAGGGCTGGCTATGGGCACGGAGGGTGTGCAGCATGTGAGCTGTGTGATAGTCGTAGAAGTGAGCGGAGCCAGTGGAGCTCCCTGAGGCCAGGATAGTTCCATCCAGAGAAAAGCCACACTTTATTGCATATCCCTCCACCTAGAACAAAAAATATGTTACAATCCATTTATAGCGGCTCAGAGGAGATTTTAGAGAactcatcagaatcgtgttggCTCAACCTTCAGAACGAAAAGCAATTGTGACAGGGAAATCAAAGAACAGCTCTCATCCTCCTTTACCTGCATACAGTTAATGTCACAAATAACTGGGGAAAATCTACAGACAGAGTGCAGGCCCCCTGTGACTGCATACTGTTGATTTACACCTACAAACACTTGATTTGTGTAGACAGTTTAAGTGTAGTCTTGTTTTTGATGGACTGAACACTGACAAAGGATTACAGAAGGAAGCAGAATAACACTCTAACCTTTTAACTTTAAGTTGGGCTCATCTTCTTACTTAGCGATTTTCTTGTTTAAATTTTGAATGAAGTGTGAGTCTGTATCCACACCAACCCACTTTGGGTCGTCACTTTGCATAAGGAACCCCCAGAAATACTATCTCGTCAGGTGCTGTGGAATAGACAGAAAGTATTCGCAGCGCTAcacttgttccacattttgtcatgttaaaACCTTGTTGAAATTCAACACACAATACCCCATAGTAACAATCAATTGACTCTACCATAGGTGGACTCCAGTGAAGTTATAGAAACATCTGACAGATAATCAGTGGAAACGGAACCCACCTGAGctcaatttttcttttcatgtacatgttatattttttaaaatatgcaatAATTCCAAGCAATTATatttcactttgtcattatggGGTAATTATTTGTAGAATTTGAGGTGAATATGAATTTCCGATCCCTGCTAAGTTGCCTTAGTTTTCAGGTATTGTACTTTATTTAGCTTGTGTCCCTAATCCTAGTTTATTGTCCTTCCTCCCTCTGTCCTTGCTTATGTCCTACAGTGTTCCCTTGTTTAGTTTGACTCCTATACCCATGTTCAGCAGGCATTTTTGGGTTGTTTCCTGATTTACTGCGATAGCTCTGTTTCTTTGGTGTCCTTTTTTGGATTTTACTTCCACTCTGTCCGATTGGCTTGATTACTTTCACCTGTCTctcatttccctcctgtttccaaTCCCCAATTAGTCCTTGTTCTATAAACAGTCCTGTCTCTGCCCCGTGTTTTTGTGAGATCCTGCTGTTGTTTTCTGCATTGGATGATTCCTAGACCCCtgctttgtgtattttttgtcaATTTTGGACTTTGTGTTTTAAGCTGAATAAAAGCTCATTATTTCTTCATCTAAACTTTACTGTAATACAACTGGTTATTTCTTATGGCACAAAGCCCAGACTCAAGTGTGCATATTTTTACATAACAAGTGGTTTCAAATTATAGACTGCACCTGTGGAAAATAATGGGTTGCTACAGTTCATGCTCATTGTATTAAACTTCTTGTTGGAGTATGTAATGCTTCTGTTAAGACTAGATTAAAACATTGTCATCAATGATGTAGTACAGCAActggctcacaatccatcataATTCA
Above is a window of Oreochromis niloticus isolate F11D_XX linkage group LG19, O_niloticus_UMD_NMBU, whole genome shotgun sequence DNA encoding:
- the LOC100693987 gene encoding brain-enriched guanylate kinase-associated protein isoform X2, yielding MHRASQHHEEEKRALSREIIVLNNHLMEAKITINKLREDNDLYRKDCNLAAQLLQCSKSHYRAHKMSELPLDFQERISSLMEKHNQSSGVTMAMCHSNYPDAVPTAIIAKVLEKPEPGSSCPVTRSPSPQAQDGDFLTGTGSTDHLNRRLSYKTSDLYCSDTALYCPERWQDTERRQSVDLHGTGLLQLHAQNSVDSNPDEDAFHSGSFSHHEPPSSFRHHDEFGTGSLPVSSSYSSFSLASDEKGGVSGGCGRTGSSTLSSSHQGLYMDWREGSSGDYERKSISSYDKDRSSFPKSHSIQHMATQRSPQKGPSPAYTRTASCFSEPFHSSTPRLASSHSMGSTIGLGQAHGGTLDSQGDVQVSEDDLSSRWRQLSVEDINTFSSSYRNITGRVSPYSFSERHFAMGPSSKVKGSLYSSFQEGDDVFHGRVLEQCFPMSSSSPSRSPKPKEHRKQEKTSVLYRAKDDSQDSECSLFLSGSSKDKESSGGATAASSAKKDYVNLSADSSADSLHQSSLEASSLQHYPTPRPSVRPRPSSSSALSIGPALPKKTSARYQKFGSTGLTRKDSLTKAQLYGTLLN
- the LOC100693987 gene encoding brain-enriched guanylate kinase-associated protein isoform X1, translated to MKKIYIGKTALKTQRNGCKHQKRSSFHDHKDDLRKRLSYTTHKLEMVETEFDSTRQYLETELRRAQEELEKFTEKLRRIQSSYAALQRINQDLEDKMHRASQHHEEEKRALSREIIVLNNHLMEAKITINKLREDNDLYRKDCNLAAQLLQCSKSHYRAHKMSELPLDFQERISSLMEKHNQSSGVTMAMCHSNYPDAVPTAIIAKVLEKPEPGSSCPVTRSPSPQAQDGDFLTGTGSTDHLNRRLSYKTSDLYCSDTALYCPERWQDTERRQSVDLHGTGLLQLHAQNSVDSNPDEDAFHSGSFSHHEPPSSFRHHDEFGTGSLPVSSSYSSFSLASDEKGGVSGGCGRTGSSTLSSSHQGLYMDWREGSSGDYERKSISSYDKDRSSFPKSHSIQHMATQRSPQKGPSPAYTRTASCFSEPFHSSTPRLASSHSMGSTIGLGQAHGGTLDSQGDVQVSEDDLSSRWRQLSVEDINTFSSSYRNITGRVSPYSFSERHFAMGPSSKVKGSLYSSFQEGDDVFHGRVLEQCFPMSSSSPSRSPKPKEHRKQEKTSVLYRAKDDSQDSECSLFLSGSSKDKESSGGATAASSAKKDYVNLSADSSADSLHQSSLEASSLQHYPTPRPSVRPRPSSSSALSIGPALPKKTSARYQKFGSTGLTRKDSLTKAQLYGTLLN